Part of the Lichenicola cladoniae genome is shown below.
GTTCGGCCACGGTTTCCAGCACGACAACGCGCGCCGTATCCGGTCAATGCATGGCCAGAGACGCCCGCCTCCTGTCAATGAAATTCCGGCACCGGTGGCTGCCCTGCCGCACCGGCCCTTGCCTCTGGCGCGCCTCTTGCCACATGTGGGCGAAAGAACCGGCCCGTCGGATCGTTGCCGGCATCGGCTCTGCAGACCTTGAGGACCGAACCATCATGTTCATCGAGACCGAGGACACCCCGAATCCCGCTACCCTGAAGTTCCTGCCCGGACGCGACGTCATGGGCGTCGGCACGGCGGATTTCACGTCGGCCGAGATCGCCGGCCGATCGTCGCTGGCAACCGCGCTCTTTGCCGAGCCCGGCGTCGCGCGCGTGTTCCTGGGTGCCGACTTCATCGCGGTGACCAAGTCCGACGACGTGGCGTGGAGCGAGCTGAAGCCGCTGGTGCTGTCGGTGATCGTGGACCAGTTCGTGTCGGGACGGCCGATCATCGAGGGCGAGGCCGACGAGGCGGACGAGGACGTGGCCCCCGAGGACCGCGAGATCGTCGACCAGATCAAGGAGCTGCTGGACACTCGCGTCCGTCCGGCCGTCGCGAGCGATGGCGGCGATATCGTGTTCCGCGGCTACCGCGATGGCGTCGTGCGCCTTCACATGCAGGGCGCCTGCTCGGGCTGCCCATCCTCGCGGGCGACGCTCAAGCATGGCGTCGAGAACATGCTCCGGCATTACGTTCCGGAAGTGACCAGCGTAGAACAGGTCGACGCCTGAGTGCCTGCGTCTATAACCAGATGACGCCAGAGACCATGACAACCGAACAGACGGCACAAGAGATCGAGGTTCCGGCGTATCTGGCCCATCCCGAGGTGACGCAGCCGGATCCGGTGGTTCCGGTCGCGGCGCCATTGGATGTCACGCCTGACGCCTCGACGCCGGGGCAAGAGATCGCCGGTGCGCTGGACCAGGCCTCCCTGGACAGTCTGTTCCGCACTGCCCGCACACCTATGGCCTGGAGCGAGGCGCCGGTTTCCGAAGAAACGCTACACGCGCTCTACGACATGGTGAAGCTCGCCCCCACCTCCGGGAACTGCTCGCCCGGGCGGTTCGTGTTCCTGGCCAGCCGCGACAGTCGCGAGCGTCTTCGGCCCGCCCTGTCCGCGGGCAACGTCGAGCGGGCCATGAGCGCCGCGGTTACCGTGATCGTGGCGCAGGACCCACTGTTCTTCGAGAACCTGCCCCGATTGTATCCGTCGGAGGAGGCACGCTCCTGGTTCGCCGCCGATCATGGCCTTGCGGAGGAGACGGCGTTCCGCAACGCCACGCTCCAGGGTGGCTATCTGATCCTTGCAGCCCGCGCGCTCGGCCTCGATGTCGCGCCGATGTCGGGTTTCGACAACCAGATGGTGGATGACATCTTTCTTGCCGGCAGTGGCTGGAGATCGAATTTCCTGGTCAATCTCGGTTATGGCACCGGTGTGCAGGCTCAGCCGCGAGCGCCCCGGCTGACCTTCGATGAAGCCTGCATGCTGCTCTAGGCGGTGTCCTCGATGAGGATGCTGGTGCTGAACGGCGCCTCCGGAGCGACCGGGGCATCGTTCGGGCTTCTGACGCGGAACGGCGTCGAGCTCATGCTGGTCTCCGAAGGGCTGGCTGCAGGGCAGGGCGGGGCGGAGCGTCTGCCTCTGCTGCTTGCCGACCGATTGGAAGAAGCCGGCTGGGCCGCCCGGACGATCGGCCTGCTCGCGGTCGTGGTCGGGCCCGGCAGCTTTACCGGCTTGCGTGCGAGCCTGGCGCTCGCACACGGCGTGGCGCTCGGCAGCACTGCCCCGGTCGTCGGCGTCACGATCGGCGAGGCCCTCGGACCCGCGCTGCAGGACATCGCAGGCAGCCTCGGCATCGCGGGCATCTGGTGCGTCAGCCAGGCGCGTCGTGACCGCGTGTTCATCGAGCGTCCGAGCGGCCCCGGCTGGCACGCCGACGCAGCCATGCTCGACCGGTTGCCCCCGGCGGGGGCGTCGGTTCTGCTCGGCGGGGATGCGGCACATCTGGTGGCCGGCCGATTGCAAGGAACGGGCATCATCGTGCACCAGTCGGGCCTGTCGGCCCCGTCCGCGATCGCGATCGCGGAAGCGGCGATCGCCCGTCATGCCGGGATGCTGTCGCCGCTCTATCCGCAACCGCTCTATGTCGATCCGCCGGAAGCGAAGCTGCCGCAGGTCCGGGTGTCGCAGGCGCCGGGTTGATCCTGTCGGGCCCGGCCGCGGCGGAACTGCTGGCGGCGCTGCACGCACAATGCTTTCCGCCCGGCGAGCGCTGGGACCAGGCGGCGATGACCGGCCTGCTGGCCGTCCCCGGCTGCTTCGCATGTGTTGCCGCAGGCGGTCCCCGGGGTCGACCGTCCGGGATGGCCCTTATACGCGTGGCGGCCGACGAGGCGGAGCTGCTGACCATCGGCGTCGTTCCGGACTCGCGACGGCGGGGCATTGCGAACGGGCTGCTGATCGAGCTGGCTGCTGCGGCGGCCGCACGCGGTGCGATGCGGCTGTTCCTGGAGGTATCGGTCGCCAATGCCGCCGCGCTGGCGCTCTACCGCGATCGCGGCTTCGAGGAAGTGGGGCGCCGCCGACGCTACTATCCCGACGACAGCGATGCCGTGGTCATGGCAGGCAATCCCACGGTGATCAGCGCCGCCTGATGTCCACGACCGTCGATCCGTCGTCGAGCGTGCGGGTGGCGAGCAGCGAATGTCCGAGGGCAACCGCGTTGGCGCACACGTTGCGCAGCGGCTCCTCGCCACGCAGATGAACCTGAAGCAAAGCACCGGAGGCGAGCCGGTCAAGTGCCAGTCGTGTTCTAACGAAGGTCATTGGGCATACCTCGCCAGTGATGTCCAGGCGTTCGACTGTCAAAATCTGGTCCATATCCATGCAATTCAGCGTCCGACGGAATACAGGTTGCGGGAAACGGGTCGCTCTTACTATAAACGTCCAAATAATGTTGCTCAGGAACCCGGCATGGCTGACCACGCAGGCGGAGCGGACGTGCTGGAACTCACTGCCCAGATTGTCTCCGCACACGTTTCCAACAACCCGGTGGATTCCGAATCCCTGCCGGCGCTGATCCAGGACGTGTTCCGCACCCTGGCCGAAATCGGCCGTGACCCGGTCCCGGTCGACAAGCCGCAGCCGGCCGTGGCTGTCAAGAAATCCGTATTCCCGGACTACATCATCTGTCTCGAGGACGGGAAGAAGCTCAAGATGCTGAAGCGGCATCTCAAGACCGCCTACGACATGACCCCCGAGGCCTACCGTGAGCGCTGGGGCCTGCCGTCCGACTACCCGATGGTCGCACCGACCTATGCCAGCCACCGCTCGTCCCTTGCCAAGAAGATCGGCCTGGGCCGGAAGCCGCGCGGCTAGTCGCCTTCGTGCGGCCTGCCCGCGTGCCCGCCATTGCGCGAACCGGAACCTGCATCGTGGCGCCTCTGCAACAGTTGCCGACAGCCGATTGGACAATCCCCATATTGATCGGCTACGCCGCCCTACATGGTCACCGTTGGTGAAGCGATGGAATCGCGCATAGAGCGCTTGTGCATCGACCGCGGGCTCAAGATGACCGGGCAGCGGCGGGTCATCGCCCGTGTTCTGTCCGATGCCGAGGATCATCCTGACGTCGAGGAGTTGTACCGGCGCGCTACTGCGCTCGACAGCCGGATCTCGGTTGCGACCGTCTACCGGACCGTCAGGCTGCTCGAGGAAAAGGGCATTCTTGAACGCCGCGACTTCGGTGGCGGGCGCGCCCGCTACGAGGCGACCGAGCATGGCCATCATTATCATCTCATCGACATCGATACCGGCAAAGTCATCGAATTCGAGGACGCGGAACATGAGCACTTGATGCGCCAGATCGCTGTCCGCCTCGGTTTCGACCTGGTGTCGCACCGCATGGAGTTGTTCGGGCGACGACGCTCCGAGGTGGCGGGGGCTCCCCGTACGGCATCATCCGCGCCGCCAGCCGACGAGCCGATCGACGGCGGAGGCAAGAGCCGGTGACGATCAACAAGCCGATTCTGGCACCGGAGCTTGGTTCCGCCATTCCCATGACCGGCATCGGCGAACTGCGTGCCGGGAATCTCGGTGTCCGCATCGCCATCACCGATGCCGAGCGGGACGCGGCCCAGGCGCTCCGCTACCGGATCTTCTACAACGAGATGGGCGCCCGGCCCGACGACCACGCGCGCCGCGTGCAACGCGACATCGATATCTTCGATGACGTCGCCGACCATCTGCTGGTGGTGGACCATGCGGTCAGTTCCGGCCCGAAGGGCATCATCGGCACCTACCGGCTGGTGCAGAACGAGGCGGCGGACCAGATCGGCCGGTTCTACACGTCGGCGGAATACGACATCAGCACGATCACCGGCTTCCCCGGGCGGCTGCTCGAACTGGGCCGCTCCTGCATCGATCGCGAGTATCGCGGCCGTGCCGCGATGCAGCTGCTCTGGCGCGGTATCGCCGCCTACGTGTTCCTGCACCGGATCGACGTCATGTTCGGCTGTGCCAGCCTGCCCGGTACCGATCCGGAGAAGCTGGAGAGCGAGCTCACCTATCTGTATCATAATCATCTGGCGCCTCCGGCCCTGCGGCTCAGGGCGATCCCGTCGCGCTACGTCGAGATGCACCGGATCGACCCGACCAGCTTCGATCACCGGCGCACGCAGCAGACGTTGCCACCGCTGATCAAGGGATACCTCCGGCTCGGCGGCTTCATCGGCGACGGGGCGGTGATCGATCATCAGTTCAACACCACCGACGTCGCGGTCGTGGTGAAGACAGACCTCATCACCGATAAATACTACCGGCATTACGAGCGCCAGCTTCGGGAAGCCATCTACTGAGCCGCGCCTTCGAGTTGTGCTTCCGGCCGTGAGGCCTCCCGACCCTCGAATATCATGACGGACCCCGCTGAAGCGGGCGCTGTCGCCAGGCACACCACATTCCCGAACGGCCGCTGCCGTTTCACCGAGGCTTATTGATGCGGCGATTCAGGAACGATGGGCTGGCGGTGTTGCTCGGGGCGATTTCGGCGCTGGCCTTGCCGCCGTCGCACCTGGTGTTCGTGCTGCTGCTGACCGTGCCGATGCTGCTGAGGCTGGTCGGACGGGCGCGCAACTGGAAGGTGGCACTCCGCTACGGCTTCGTGTTCGGGATGGGGCTGCACACTGCTGGCCTCTACTGGCTGACCGACGCCGTACTGGTCCGGGCCGACGAGTTCTGGTGGCTGGTCCCGCTCGCAGCGCCCCTGGGCGCGGTTCCACTGGCGTGTTTCACCGCCCTCCCATGCGCGTTCGCGCGCCTGGTGCCGGAAGGCTGGCGGCGGGTGGTGCTGTTTGCCGCGGTGTGGACGCTGTCCGATCTCGGCAGGCAGTTCGTGCTGTCCGGCTTCCCGTGGAACCTCTGGGGCAGCATCTGGGAGTTTCCCGGCCTGGCGGGAGACGTGATGATCCAGCCGGCTGCCTGGATATCGATCCACGGGCTGACCCTGTTCACGCTGCTTCTGGCTGCGACCCCGGTGCTGGGGCGCAGGGGCATGCTGGCGGGCCTCGCCATGCTCCTGGTCTGGGTTGCCGCCGGATCGGCGCGGCTCATCTGGCCGCCGGCAGTCGGTGCTCCGGGACCGTGGGTCGTGCTGGTGCAGGGGAATGTCCCCGAGACCGACAAGCAGAACCAGGACGCGGCCCTCGGCATCTACCGCCGCTATGTCGCCCTGACCCAGTCGGGCGTGGCCGACGCGGCGGCCCGGCAGAAGCAGGCCGAGGCCCACGGCGCCGCTGCACGGCCGATCGTGTTCGCGTGGCCGGAAAGTGCCTTCCCCGGTCTGCTCGAGCGCGACCGGACAGCGCGTGAAGTCCTGATGCAGGCGGCGCCGGACGCTGCGGTCGGGTTGATCGGCAGCGTCCGCTACGGCAGCGACCAGCGTCCGCGGAACAGCCTCATCGCGGTGATGCCGGATGCGCGGGTCGGGGCGGTCTTCGACAAGGCGCATCTGGTGCCGTTCGGCGAATACCAGCCACCGTTCCTGCCGGTGCAGATCGTGCCGGGCGGTGGTTTCGAGGCCGGTCCCGGGGTGCGGTCGCTGAACCTGCCGGGCCTGGCGCCGATCGGGCCGTTGATCTGCTATGAGGTCATATTCCCCGGGCAGGTGGTGCAGGCGAGCGATCGTCCGGCCTGGCTGCTCAACAT
Proteins encoded:
- a CDS encoding sulfurtransferase TusA family protein, which produces MDMDQILTVERLDITGEVCPMTFVRTRLALDRLASGALLQVHLRGEEPLRNVCANAVALGHSLLATRTLDDGSTVVDIRRR
- a CDS encoding MucR family transcriptional regulator produces the protein MADHAGGADVLELTAQIVSAHVSNNPVDSESLPALIQDVFRTLAEIGRDPVPVDKPQPAVAVKKSVFPDYIICLEDGKKLKMLKRHLKTAYDMTPEAYRERWGLPSDYPMVAPTYASHRSSLAKKIGLGRKPRG
- a CDS encoding NifU family protein, producing the protein MFIETEDTPNPATLKFLPGRDVMGVGTADFTSAEIAGRSSLATALFAEPGVARVFLGADFIAVTKSDDVAWSELKPLVLSVIVDQFVSGRPIIEGEADEADEDVAPEDREIVDQIKELLDTRVRPAVASDGGDIVFRGYRDGVVRLHMQGACSGCPSSRATLKHGVENMLRHYVPEVTSVEQVDA
- the lnt gene encoding apolipoprotein N-acyltransferase produces the protein MRRFRNDGLAVLLGAISALALPPSHLVFVLLLTVPMLLRLVGRARNWKVALRYGFVFGMGLHTAGLYWLTDAVLVRADEFWWLVPLAAPLGAVPLACFTALPCAFARLVPEGWRRVVLFAAVWTLSDLGRQFVLSGFPWNLWGSIWEFPGLAGDVMIQPAAWISIHGLTLFTLLLAATPVLGRRGMLAGLAMLLVWVAAGSARLIWPPAVGAPGPWVVLVQGNVPETDKQNQDAALGIYRRYVALTQSGVADAAARQKQAEAHGAAARPIVFAWPESAFPGLLERDRTAREVLMQAAPDAAVGLIGSVRYGSDQRPRNSLIAVMPDARVGAVFDKAHLVPFGEYQPPFLPVQIVPGGGFEAGPGVRSLNLPGLAPIGPLICYEVIFPGQVVQASDRPAWLLNITNDAWYGNTSGPRQHLAAARMRAVEEGLPLARAANTGISGAFDGQGRPLARLGWGIAGSLVVALPGPLPPTVFARFGLPIPLLLCLLCVLVALAPSVRRLHRTITISK
- a CDS encoding tRNA threonylcarbamoyladenosine biosynthesis protein TsaB produces the protein MRMLVLNGASGATGASFGLLTRNGVELMLVSEGLAAGQGGAERLPLLLADRLEEAGWAARTIGLLAVVVGPGSFTGLRASLALAHGVALGSTAPVVGVTIGEALGPALQDIAGSLGIAGIWCVSQARRDRVFIERPSGPGWHADAAMLDRLPPAGASVLLGGDAAHLVAGRLQGTGIIVHQSGLSAPSAIAIAEAAIARHAGMLSPLYPQPLYVDPPEAKLPQVRVSQAPG
- a CDS encoding GNAT family N-acetyltransferase codes for the protein MILSGPAAAELLAALHAQCFPPGERWDQAAMTGLLAVPGCFACVAAGGPRGRPSGMALIRVAADEAELLTIGVVPDSRRRGIANGLLIELAAAAAARGAMRLFLEVSVANAAALALYRDRGFEEVGRRRRYYPDDSDAVVMAGNPTVISAA
- a CDS encoding GNAT family N-acetyltransferase; amino-acid sequence: MTGIGELRAGNLGVRIAITDAERDAAQALRYRIFYNEMGARPDDHARRVQRDIDIFDDVADHLLVVDHAVSSGPKGIIGTYRLVQNEAADQIGRFYTSAEYDISTITGFPGRLLELGRSCIDREYRGRAAMQLLWRGIAAYVFLHRIDVMFGCASLPGTDPEKLESELTYLYHNHLAPPALRLRAIPSRYVEMHRIDPTSFDHRRTQQTLPPLIKGYLRLGGFIGDGAVIDHQFNTTDVAVVVKTDLITDKYYRHYERQLREAIY
- a CDS encoding Fur family transcriptional regulator, which codes for MVTVGEAMESRIERLCIDRGLKMTGQRRVIARVLSDAEDHPDVEELYRRATALDSRISVATVYRTVRLLEEKGILERRDFGGGRARYEATEHGHHYHLIDIDTGKVIEFEDAEHEHLMRQIAVRLGFDLVSHRMELFGRRRSEVAGAPRTASSAPPADEPIDGGGKSR
- a CDS encoding malonic semialdehyde reductase produces the protein MTTEQTAQEIEVPAYLAHPEVTQPDPVVPVAAPLDVTPDASTPGQEIAGALDQASLDSLFRTARTPMAWSEAPVSEETLHALYDMVKLAPTSGNCSPGRFVFLASRDSRERLRPALSAGNVERAMSAAVTVIVAQDPLFFENLPRLYPSEEARSWFAADHGLAEETAFRNATLQGGYLILAARALGLDVAPMSGFDNQMVDDIFLAGSGWRSNFLVNLGYGTGVQAQPRAPRLTFDEACMLL